One window from the genome of Anguilla rostrata isolate EN2019 chromosome 5, ASM1855537v3, whole genome shotgun sequence encodes:
- the LOC135255251 gene encoding uncharacterized protein LOC135255251 isoform X1, with the protein MNKKKRGPNWTAEEKSILLKEYSKRRAILESRVNSDLSKLGKLKHWEEIVARINAVNPLARRSIYDIKKKLLNIAYTARNNPRLRHTLRKRASAPPTLPAPTQFSEVPFLSSPTACPQETASTPASVEVSDSEQEPVDRLTQAPQPPVSPIPESSRTHDEPQELDGQGRDFQRLHAAITDCGDRIVAALEPIADSFQQLTHQVGVLVEVLAKQAQVRPPCRHACPTCKCPQEQANSQEAVHHLKSEVEQFSWET; encoded by the exons atgaacaaaaagaaaaggggtCCTAACTGGACGGCAGAGGAAAAATCTATCCTGTTGAAGGAATATTCAAAGCGCCGGGCAATTCTTGAAAGTCGAGTTAACTCAGATCTGTCGAAACTGGGTAAATTGAAGCACTGGGAAGAAATCGTAGCACGCATTAATGCCGTCAACCCTTTGGCCAGGAgaagcatttatgacattaaaaagaaattgcTCAATATTGCGTATACAGCAAGGAATAATCCGCGACTTAGGCACACACTTCGAAAAAGAG CCTCTGCCCCACCTACTCTTCCGGCCCCCACGCAGTTTTCAGAAGTGCCCTTTTTGTCTTCGCCTACTGCCTGCCCTCAGGAGACAGCCTCAACACCAGCATCCGTGGAGGTCAGTGACTCTGAGCAAGAACCTGTAGACCGACTGACCCAAGCCCCCCAGCCTCCAGTGTCTCCAATCCCGGAATCTTCCAGAACCCACGATGAGCCCCAGGAGCTGGACGGTCAGGGCAGAGACTttcagcgcttgcatgcagccATTACTGACTGTGGAGACCGGATTGTGGCAGCCCTGGAGCCAATAGCAGACTCTTTTCAGCAGCTCACTCATCAAGTGGGCGTTTTGGTAGAGGTGCTGGCCAAACAGGCCCAGGTACGGCCACCCTGCAGACATGCCTGCCCTACGTGTAAGTGCCCACAGGAGCAGGCTAACAGTCAGGAGGCTGTACACCACCTCAAGTCAGAAGTTGAGCAGTTCTCCTGGGAgacataa
- the LOC135255251 gene encoding uncharacterized protein LOC135255251 isoform X2: MPSTLWPGEAFMTLKRNCSILRIQQGIIRDLGTHFEKEETASTPASVEVSDSEQEPVDRLTQAPQPPVSPIPESSRTHDEPQELDGQGRDFQRLHAAITDCGDRIVAALEPIADSFQQLTHQVGVLVEVLAKQAQVRPPCRHACPTCKCPQEQANSQEAVHHLKSEVEQFSWET; this comes from the exons ATGCCGTCAACCCTTTGGCCAGGAgaagcatttatgacattaaaaagaaattgcTCAATATTGCGTATACAGCAAGGAATAATCCGCGACTTAGGCACACACTTCGAAAAAGAG GAGACAGCCTCAACACCAGCATCCGTGGAGGTCAGTGACTCTGAGCAAGAACCTGTAGACCGACTGACCCAAGCCCCCCAGCCTCCAGTGTCTCCAATCCCGGAATCTTCCAGAACCCACGATGAGCCCCAGGAGCTGGACGGTCAGGGCAGAGACTttcagcgcttgcatgcagccATTACTGACTGTGGAGACCGGATTGTGGCAGCCCTGGAGCCAATAGCAGACTCTTTTCAGCAGCTCACTCATCAAGTGGGCGTTTTGGTAGAGGTGCTGGCCAAACAGGCCCAGGTACGGCCACCCTGCAGACATGCCTGCCCTACGTGTAAGTGCCCACAGGAGCAGGCTAACAGTCAGGAGGCTGTACACCACCTCAAGTCAGAAGTTGAGCAGTTCTCCTGGGAgacataa